The genomic DNA ATTCTGTGCTTTTTTATATTCTTCCCTTGCTTTTTCATTAACTTTTCCTAAAGCTACTTCATAACCATATTGTAAAGCTTTTGCAACAACAGGAGAACCTGAAGCTCTTGAAAGAATTAATATTCTTCTGTCATAATTTTCACCTACTCCAGGACCATATCCGTATCCCTGAGCCTCATAATCTCCTCCTGTAGTATATGAAGAGAAAATTTTCATAAAAAGATTTCCTGTTAATGAATCAGTAACCATTACATCAGGAGTTCCCATCAATAAATCATTACCTCTCATCACTGCTCCTCCATCAGCTCTCTGAGATTCGGTAAATTTAAAATCATACCCGTTTTTCTGAAGTTCAAGCAATACTTTTTCAGTCTGTCTTGCACCTTCTATGTTTATAATTCCCACTGTTGGCTGTTTTATTCCGGCTGATTTTGCAGTGGCTATTCCATATATCGCATTTCTTACCATTGCTTCCACTCTATCAGTTGCCGATGTACCTGTAGTAGTTGCTATAAACATCTCATTTCCTTTCCCCGGAGTTATTACTCTACCTACTGTGGAAACTCCAATAGGAAAATTATAGTGCATTGTAACACATGAGGATATTTCTCCTTTGTCCAACAACTCTTCCATTATTTTATGTGCTTCGTCTTCAGAATCGGTTTCATAGCTTTTAAAATCTTTATGACCTTTTCCTATTAAAACTATATCAAACAAATTATTTTTAGCCAGCTGTGCTCCTTTTATAACATTGTCAACACCGTGTTCACTACCTAAAGTTGTTATTCCTACTTTTATTTTTTCTCCGAAATTCCCTGTTTCAATAGCCTCCGCTACTTCCAACAACACTTCGGAAATTATTTTTTTACTCATTGTATCACCCCTACTCTTCTGCAATATTCTGAGCAAGTTTTTTAATTGATTCAGCTATTATCTTTTTAATTTCATCTTTAGACACTGAACTTTCTTCGGCTTTCATCCCTGTATTTCTTTCAGCTATGAATGATACACCGTCAAATAAGTTTGTCATTCTTCCTAAGAACAGACTTCCTTTTCCAACAATCATAGCTCTGTTTTTATTTCCTGTAGTCAAATCATCACAAAGGAATCCCACATAAGGTACTCCCGATGGAATATGTCCTTGTGTTGGAGCCCATCCCGGCAATCCTTTTTCTTCTATAAATGATTTCAAGTTGGCTTTTTCCATTTCTTTACGTAATACAGCCAGAGCTCCTATCATTTTATAGTTTGCTTCAGGTACATTCCCTGCACCCGCCGCCATTGTTATATCAGGATTCTGCATTTCTACGGAGTAAACATCTACATCTGTTATTTTTAATCCTGCCTTATCTAGTCCCGGAGTTACCAATGCTGATATAACAGCTTGTGGAGAAGATCCTGTTCCTACATTGTGTTTTCCTACTAAATCAGTTCTGATTATTGGATTTACACCATCATTTTCCGAAATAAGAACTGCAAATCCTCCAAGTACGTCTTCCAGTACGGGTATTCCTTTCTTAACATGATCTTTAGCGTTCATTCCAAGTTTTGCAGTTGCTCCTCCTGCAACTACCATAACATTTTTATAAACACCTGATTTAACTAAAGCGGCAGCACTTATCAACGCATGCGTAGGTGCCGCACAGAAACCTCTCAAATCAGACCCTGTGGCATTTGTAAGGTTGGCAGCTTCAGCTATAGCTTTGGCGAAGTTTCCTCCTCCACGCTGATTCACATCCCCACATGCTTCTTCTGAACATTCTATAACATAATCTATATCCTGAGGATTTACTTTGGAAGCTTTTAGCAGTTCCAACGCAGATATTATACCTGATGCTTTTACTACAAGATTTTCAAACATTACATGTGAATTCAAGTTAGGATCTACATCATGGGCTCTTTTAACATATCCCACAACTTTTCCGTCATGTACCAGTGGTTGATCCGCATCGCTCATATCACTGATATCCGAACCTTTTAACTGTCCGAATAAATGAGACAGTTCACTAAAATTTTTTTCTACTTTCGGTAATACTTCTTTTATAAATTCCTCTGACAACTTTACTAAATCAAAAGCATCAGATAATTTCATTATTGCTAAAAATTCATCTTGAGGAACTATCTGACCGAATTTTCCGTAACGATCCCCTTTCTGATCTTTTATATCATACCAAGGCATCGGATAAGTGTTCAATTCTTCAGGAGTTTTTTTCCCTATGTACACTTGATTCGGCAAATAATTAACTACTTCTTCGTATGTTCTTATATGATTTTTTATATTTTGCAAAAATTCCGAATCAGGATTTGTTATTTTTTCTATTGAACATGTCGAACCGCTTTCAATCATGTCCGGAGTATGAACTAGCACATATCCTGCTCCTTTAAATACTGGATAATTCATATTTTTATTTAGGGAAGGGCTATCCCTTCCCTATCTCCTTTCTGAATTATAAGATTTAATTTTCGAACACTGTCTGGCTTGTCACTTCTGTAGTCAGTGCTTTTAATGCTTTATCAACTAATTTTCTTCTTAATTTTTTTTCTTCTTCTTTTTCTAATGTTGGATTCCCCAACGGATGAGGTATCGCTATAGTCGGAACGATTCTGTTTGCTCCAACTGTAAGAGAAATAGGTACAACTGTACACATATGAACTACAGGTATTCCTGCTCTCTCTATTTCTTTTGCCATCGTTGCTCCGCAACGCGTACAAGTACCTCAAGTAGACGTTAAAATAACAGCATCTACT from Leptotrichia sp. OH3620_COT-345 includes the following:
- the grdD gene encoding glycine/sarcosine/betaine reductase complex component C subunit alpha — translated: MSKKIISEVLLEVAEAIETGNFGEKIKVGITTLGSEHGVDNVIKGAQLAKNNLFDIVLIGKGHKDFKSYETDSEDEAHKIMEELLDKGEISSCVTMHYNFPIGVSTVGRVITPGKGNEMFIATTTGTSATDRVEAMVRNAIYGIATAKSAGIKQPTVGIINIEGARQTEKVLLELQKNGYDFKFTESQRADGGAVMRGNDLLMGTPDVMVTDSLTGNLFMKIFSSYTTGGDYEAQGYGYGPGVGENYDRRILILSRASGSPVVAKALQYGYEVALGKVNEKAREEYKKAQNAGLDKIFSEMKNKKQDTKPSEEIKMPEKEVVTSQISGVDIMDLEDAAKLLWKHNIYAESGMGCTGPIILVSKGNKEKSKEILKTEGLLS
- the grdC gene encoding glycine/sarcosine/betaine reductase complex component C subunit beta, coding for MNYPVFKGAGYVLVHTPDMIESGSTCSIEKITNPDSEFLQNIKNHIRTYEEVVNYLPNQVYIGKKTPEELNTYPMPWYDIKDQKGDRYGKFGQIVPQDEFLAIMKLSDAFDLVKLSEEFIKEVLPKVEKNFSELSHLFGQLKGSDISDMSDADQPLVHDGKVVGYVKRAHDVDPNLNSHVMFENLVVKASGIISALELLKASKVNPQDIDYVIECSEEACGDVNQRGGGNFAKAIAEAANLTNATGSDLRGFCAAPTHALISAAALVKSGVYKNVMVVAGGATAKLGMNAKDHVKKGIPVLEDVLGGFAVLISENDGVNPIIRTDLVGKHNVGTGSSPQAVISALVTPGLDKAGLKITDVDVYSVEMQNPDITMAAGAGNVPEANYKMIGALAVLRKEMEKANLKSFIEEKGLPGWAPTQGHIPSGVPYVGFLCDDLTTGNKNRAMIVGKGSLFLGRMTNLFDGVSFIAERNTGMKAEESSVSKDEIKKIIAESIKKLAQNIAEE